From the genome of Vicia villosa cultivar HV-30 ecotype Madison, WI linkage group LG2, Vvil1.0, whole genome shotgun sequence, one region includes:
- the LOC131646157 gene encoding O-fucosyltransferase 30-like, which yields MFPKRKPHSRFPLIPVSLLITFFSFLILYHYYMKRDSQFSEFSQISHSLQCSSQALTLTEKFMWYAPHSGFSNQLLEFKHAVLIAGILNRTLVVPPVLDHHAVALGSCPKFRVVEPNDMRISVWDHIVELIRDGRYISIAEVIDISSLVSSSLVRVIDLRDFVSIWCGISLDLACYNDSKSQSSASKSLKHCGSLLAGFGGNIEKCIYAINEDCRTTVWTYHTDGRENGVLDSFQPDEQLKKKKKISYVRRRRDVFRMLGPGSEAESASMLAFGSLFSATYRGSESYVDIRESHQDQRFLSLMEKIKFLPFVPEIMSAGKEFAKATIKAQFFCAQLRLLDGQFKNHHKSTFDGLRQKLESLRQKGPLPVHVFVMTDLPRDNWTGTYLGDLTSDAHNYKVHFLREGDQVVIQAAKKLTAAGYGERFIPNSESRIGNKYCSNQRLPDVLLYVEQAVCSCASLGFIGTPGSTIAENIELMRNFGSCSR from the exons ATGTTCCCCAAACGAAAACCTCATTCCCGATTCCCACTCATTCCCGTTTCCCTCCTTATCACGTTCTTttcctttctcattctttatcaCTATTACATGAAACGCGATTCTCAATTCAGTGAATTCTCCCAAATTTCACATTCACTTCAATGCTCCTCCCAAGCCTTGACATTAACCGAGAAATTCATGTGGTATGCACCTCACAGTGGATTCAGCAACCAGCTTTTGGAATTTAAACACGCTGTTTTGATCGCAGGGATACTTAATCGAACTTTGGTGGTTCCTCCTGTTTTGGATCACCATGCTGTTGCGCTAGGTAGTTGTCCTAAGTTTCGGGTCGTGGAACCGAACGATATGAGGATTTCTGTTTGGGATCATATAGTTGAACTTATTCGAGATGGAAG GTATATCTCCATTGCTGAGGTTATAGATATCTCATCTTTAGTTTCTTCTAGTCTTGTTCGGGTTATTGATCTTAGAGATTTTGTATCCATATGGTGTGGCATCAGCTTAGATTTGGCTTGTTATAATGATTCAAAGTCGCAGTCCTCCGCTTCTAAAAGCCTTAAGCATTGTGGATCTCTGCTAGCAGGGTTTGGTGGGAATATTGAAAAGTGTATTTATGCTATCAATGAAGATTGCAGAACTACAGTATGGACTTACCATACAGATGGTCGTGAGAACGGCGTGTTAGATTCATTCCAACCTGACGAGCagctgaagaagaaaaaaaagatatcATATGTTAGGAGACGGAGGGATGTATTTAGGATGCTTGGACCTGGTTCTGAAGCTGAATCAGCTTCAATGCTAGCTTTTGGAAGCCTTTTCTCTGCTACATACAGAGGTTCTGAGTCATATGTTGATATTCGCGAATCACATCAGGACCAGAGGTTTTTATCTTTGATGGAGAAGATTAAGTTTCTTCCATTTGTCCCAGAAATTATGAGTGccggaaaggagtttgctaaagCAACCATAAAAGCTCAATTTTTTTGCGCACAGCTTAGGTTGCTGGATGGGCAGTTTAAGAATCATCATAAGTCTACGTTTGACGGGCTAAGACAAAAATTAGAGTCTTTGAGGCAGAAAGGCCCTCTGCCCGTACATGTTTTTGTAATGACTGATCTTCCTAGAGATAATTGGACTGGTACCTATTTAGGTGATTTAACCAGTGATGCACATAACTATAAGGTGCATTTCTTAAGAGAAGGTGATCAGGTGGTTATACAAGCAGCTAAAAAACTAACTGCAGCGGGTTACGGAGAGAGATTTATTCCAAATTCAGAGTCTAGAATTGGTAATAAGTATTGTTCCAATCAGAGATTGCCTGATGTACTTCTTTATGTTGAGCAGGCTGTATGCAGTTGTGCATCTCTTGGTTTTATTGGAACTCCTGGATCAACCATTGCTGAAAACATAGAACTGATGAGAAATTTTGGCTCTTGTTCTAGGTGA
- the LOC131646158 gene encoding protein PLANT CADMIUM RESISTANCE 3-like gives MASWSTGFCGCFSDCSSCCLTLWCPCVAFGRVAEIVDKGTTSSCVHGLLYCLLGGFSHFGSIYACIYRTKLRRVFGIHGSQTCDCIASCCCVHISLCQEHRELEARGFNVSAGWKGNVQMGSRGVTAAPALQGGMSR, from the exons ATGGCATCATGGTCCACTGGCTTTTGTGGCTGCTTTTCTGACTGTAGCTCTT GTTGCCTCACTTTATGGTGTCCATGTGTTGCATTCGGAAGGGTAGCTGAGATTGTAGACAAAGGAACAACTT CTTCTTGTGTGCATGGATTGCTTTACTGTCTACTTGGTGGTTTTAGTCATTTTGGGTCAATCTATGCATGCATTTATCGCACAAAATTAAGGAGGGTTTTTGGAATTCATGGAAGCCAAACTTGCGATTGCATTGCTAGTTGTTGTTGTGTTCATATTTCTCTGTGTCAAGAGCATCGCGAGCTTGAAGCTCGTGGTTTCAACGTGTCTGCAG GTTGGAAAGGGAACGTGCAAATGGGTTCCCGCGGTGTCACGGCGGCTCCGGCATTGCAAGGTGGCATGAGTCGTTAG